The Bacillaceae bacterium S4-13-56 genomic interval TCGTTGGGCTGGAGTTTGGCCATAGTAATACTTCGCTTCCTGTTCAAGTAAGGAAAATTCTTCTGGGTTTCTCCAAAGTCTTCTGTACCATTGGGGATGAACCCTTACGTATTGTAATAGTTCAGGCCGCTCCTTCAATGTGTGATATAGTTCATACTGCATAAAACTCCCTCCTCTTAATCCTGGTGAAAGTGGAATGGAGATTTAGGACTAGAATTCCCTTGATTCCCTTGATTCCCTTGATTGCCTTTCATCTCCTGAAATTGTTTCACAAGAGTTTGTATATTTCCAAGGGCTCCGTCTAGATTATGGAGATGACCCTGTACTTTGTTTAAGTCAAATTGCTCTAGCATACCCATCATTTGATTCAAAAACTCAGTAGATTTTTCCTTCGAATTACTCTTTTTCCCCTTAGTATTAGTCTCATCTTTAAACTGTTCCCAAAATGGATCCTCT includes:
- a CDS encoding YlbE-like family protein, giving the protein MQYELYHTLKERPELLQYVRVHPQWYRRLWRNPEEFSLLEQEAKYYYGQTPAQRMQQWTNNIQMFSMLIQMATQLRD
- a CDS encoding YlbD family protein, which gives rise to MAKSLDPSVQEFKEFVQKHPDLIRQVRKKGESWQTYYEKWVLLGEEDPFWEQFKDETNTKGKKSNSKEKSTEFLNQMMGMLEQFDLNKVQGHLHNLDGALGNIQTLVKQFQEMKGNQGNQGNQGNSSPKSPFHFHQD